Proteins encoded by one window of Methanobacterium formicicum:
- a CDS encoding cation:proton antiporter: MTTPLLTDAVIIIGLSVISLLLFRKIKIPAILAFFITGLLAGPHGLGLVPIDEVNILAELGVIFLLFTIGMEFSLEKFSQIKRYVLIGGSLQLTLTLAAVYFICLILGLNTSESIFIGLLISFSSTAVVLRLLQERDQIYSIHGQISLGILIFQDIAVVLVLLFTPLLAGVSNGAFNNLPVLIAMGIGLVVFTIISTKWIVPWLIHSIARFKSRELFVLTIILICFGVTWITSSIGLSTALGAFLAGLIISNTDYSHQALGNILPFKDIFMSFFFVSIGMLLNIGFIAENILIIILIALIVIILKSSLAGITAGLLGLSFRVMILVGLLLSQIGEFSFILAATGLQLGLINQEFFQIFLAVSVITMSLTPFILAAAPRISNYSDKLPLPERLKHGFYPFPSQTEEVLSDHLIIVGFGINGKNMAKAASKAEIPYVVVEINPEIVRNEKAHGESIHFGDAAHGTVLKNINIEEARIMVVAISDAIGTRKILDIAKKLNPNIYIIVRTRYIRDMEGLYQMGADEVIPEEFETSIEIFSKVLEKYNLSPEKINDFIHEIRSDGYEMFRTLSKDELITCTLNESQNREITSTTVGSVSEGKTILELIKDYELEIVAVMRGHKTYKNVDSNLKLVEGDVLIVSGEKDQLSNFTKSDL; this comes from the coding sequence ATGACCACACCTTTATTAACTGATGCCGTTATAATTATTGGTTTATCAGTTATTTCACTGTTATTATTTCGTAAAATTAAAATCCCTGCAATTTTAGCCTTTTTTATCACAGGATTACTGGCTGGCCCCCATGGACTGGGACTGGTGCCCATTGATGAAGTAAATATTCTGGCTGAACTGGGAGTGATTTTCCTACTGTTCACCATAGGAATGGAATTTTCCCTGGAGAAATTCTCCCAGATCAAAAGGTATGTACTTATCGGTGGCTCCCTACAGCTTACGCTCACCCTGGCCGCAGTGTACTTTATTTGTTTAATTTTGGGCCTTAATACCTCAGAATCAATTTTCATAGGGCTTTTGATTTCTTTTAGCAGTACAGCAGTAGTATTACGATTGCTTCAAGAACGGGACCAAATTTACAGTATCCATGGACAGATATCCCTGGGTATTTTAATTTTTCAGGACATTGCCGTGGTTTTAGTTCTCCTTTTCACCCCATTACTGGCAGGGGTGAGTAACGGAGCTTTTAACAATCTACCTGTGTTAATAGCAATGGGAATTGGTTTGGTGGTGTTCACCATTATCAGCACTAAATGGATAGTTCCCTGGCTCATACACTCCATAGCTCGTTTCAAGAGCCGTGAACTGTTCGTGCTGACTATTATCTTAATATGTTTTGGAGTTACCTGGATAACTTCCAGTATCGGTTTATCAACAGCATTAGGTGCATTTTTAGCAGGATTAATAATATCCAACACTGATTACAGCCATCAGGCCCTGGGAAATATATTACCCTTCAAGGACATCTTCATGAGTTTCTTCTTTGTATCCATTGGAATGTTGCTGAATATCGGTTTTATTGCTGAAAATATCCTCATAATAATCCTTATCGCCCTTATTGTCATCATTTTAAAGTCATCCCTGGCGGGCATAACTGCCGGGCTGTTAGGATTATCCTTCCGGGTCATGATATTAGTTGGTTTATTATTAAGTCAGATCGGGGAATTTTCATTCATCTTAGCAGCAACTGGACTCCAACTGGGACTAATTAATCAAGAGTTTTTCCAGATATTCTTAGCTGTTTCCGTGATTACCATGTCACTAACCCCCTTTATTCTGGCTGCTGCTCCACGAATTTCCAATTATTCCGATAAATTACCCCTACCAGAAAGACTTAAACATGGATTTTATCCCTTTCCTTCACAGACCGAAGAGGTTTTAAGTGATCATCTGATAATTGTTGGATTTGGTATAAACGGGAAAAATATGGCCAAAGCTGCTTCAAAAGCGGAAATACCCTATGTGGTTGTGGAAATAAATCCCGAAATTGTGAGGAATGAAAAGGCCCACGGAGAATCCATTCATTTTGGTGATGCTGCCCACGGAACTGTCTTGAAAAACATTAACATTGAAGAGGCACGGATAATGGTGGTGGCCATCTCCGATGCAATAGGAACACGTAAAATCCTGGATATTGCCAAAAAACTCAACCCAAACATTTACATCATCGTCAGAACACGTTACATCCGGGACATGGAGGGCCTGTATCAGATGGGAGCGGATGAAGTAATACCCGAAGAATTTGAAACTTCCATAGAAATTTTCAGTAAAGTGCTGGAAAAGTACAACTTGTCACCGGAAAAAATCAATGATTTTATCCATGAAATACGGTCAGATGGCTATGAAATGTTCAGAACTCTTTCCAAAGATGAATTAATCACCTGTACCTTAAATGAGAGCCAAAATAGGGAAATAACTTCAACCACAGTGGGTTCAGTTTCTGAAGGGAAAACTATCCTGGAATTGATAAAAGATTATGAACTGGAAATTGTGGCGGTTATGAGGGGACATAAGACCTATAAAAATGTTGATAGTAATTTAAAACTTGTCGAGGGTGATGTATTGATTGTTAGTGGTGAAAAAGACCAGTTATCCAATTTCACTAAATCCGACCTATAA
- a CDS encoding sulfite exporter TauE/SafE family protein has translation MNELIILLFFLAAFISILVGTIAGFGMSTILLPIAVIFMDFKTALVLVAITHLSGSLGAATFFRQGLDKRLLLLFGAPSVILTILGAYIVIYVPQNILTIILGIFLLLFSIYSLRHPDFKINAGKLNNIIGGSLSGFLQGLMGIGGPLRGYFLISCDLDKTTYIATLAVIAILIDVTRIPIYLTTNLLGAQFYYLIPPLLVIGVLGSYTGKKIVNRIPQSTFKKIVLVAIGLASLLLIYNGIHSVI, from the coding sequence ATGAATGAATTGATAATACTACTTTTTTTCCTTGCGGCCTTCATATCAATTCTAGTGGGCACGATAGCTGGTTTTGGAATGTCCACCATTTTACTACCGATTGCAGTCATTTTCATGGACTTTAAAACCGCCCTGGTACTGGTGGCCATTACCCATCTTTCGGGTAGCCTGGGAGCAGCCACATTCTTCCGTCAGGGCCTGGATAAAAGATTGCTTCTGCTTTTTGGTGCCCCCAGCGTGATTTTAACCATTTTAGGAGCTTATATTGTAATTTATGTCCCTCAAAACATTTTAACTATTATTTTAGGGATATTTCTCCTGTTATTCTCTATTTATTCACTTCGTCACCCTGATTTTAAGATCAACGCCGGGAAACTTAACAACATTATTGGAGGAAGTTTGTCTGGATTTTTACAGGGCCTCATGGGAATAGGTGGTCCTTTAAGAGGATATTTCCTTATCTCCTGTGATCTGGATAAAACAACTTACATCGCCACCTTAGCCGTTATAGCCATACTTATAGATGTAACCCGGATACCCATCTACCTCACCACCAACCTGCTTGGTGCCCAGTTCTATTATTTAATCCCTCCCCTGTTGGTAATTGGTGTTCTCGGGTCCTACACGGGTAAAAAGATCGTTAACCGGATCCCCCAAAGCACCTTTAAAAAAATCGTTCTGGTGGCCATAGGCCTGGCCAGCTTACTGTTGATTTACAATGGTATTCACTCAGTTATTTAA
- a CDS encoding YbaN family protein, with the protein METRRLFFFGLGTALLGVGAVGVVLPVLPTTPLVLASFFCFTKSSPRAEKWILSNRYFGSYIENYQTKQGVPLDVKFKSIIFLWVMLIISGYLFREHSYLLLLLPMVGVAVTLHIVLLKTKKSMGNQNMSKTRWESS; encoded by the coding sequence ATGGAAACCAGGCGATTATTTTTCTTTGGTTTAGGTACAGCTCTGTTAGGTGTGGGAGCAGTGGGAGTGGTTCTCCCGGTCCTGCCTACCACACCACTGGTCCTAGCCTCATTTTTCTGTTTCACCAAAAGTTCACCAAGAGCAGAAAAGTGGATACTCAGTAACCGATACTTTGGGAGTTACATTGAAAATTACCAGACTAAACAGGGCGTACCACTGGATGTGAAATTTAAAAGCATAATTTTCTTATGGGTAATGTTAATCATCTCCGGTTACCTTTTCAGGGAGCATAGTTATCTTCTCCTATTACTCCCAATGGTAGGAGTGGCGGTAACCCTGCACATAGTTTTACTAAAAACTAAAAAGTCAATGGGGAACCAGAACATGTCCAAAACCAGATGGGAATCTTCATGA
- the afpA gene encoding archaeoflavoprotein AfpA, with protein MVKKKRIAWGITGAGDKILETMKVMEKIRLEFEDQVDIEVFISKSGDQVVKYYGISNDIESNFDRVWVEINANAPFLAGNIQLGKYEFMLIAPATSNTVAKIALRMGDTLISNAAIMGQKADVPIYILPSDVEEGVTITQLPDGKDLKITIRKEDVEHVEKLAQMYETYILKDPHEMVEVFRKHFGE; from the coding sequence ATGGTCAAGAAGAAAAGGATTGCCTGGGGAATTACCGGTGCAGGTGATAAAATACTGGAAACCATGAAGGTCATGGAAAAAATTAGGCTAGAATTTGAAGATCAGGTGGATATAGAGGTATTCATCTCCAAATCCGGAGACCAGGTGGTCAAGTACTACGGGATTTCCAATGATATAGAAAGTAACTTTGACCGGGTATGGGTAGAAATTAATGCTAATGCTCCCTTTTTAGCCGGTAATATTCAGTTGGGTAAATATGAATTCATGTTAATTGCCCCGGCCACCTCCAACACGGTGGCCAAGATAGCCCTGAGAATGGGAGACACTTTAATATCCAATGCAGCGATAATGGGTCAAAAAGCCGATGTTCCCATCTACATATTACCCTCTGACGTAGAAGAGGGAGTCACCATCACCCAGCTTCCCGATGGTAAGGATCTGAAAATCACCATCCGCAAGGAGGATGTGGAGCACGTGGAGAAACTGGCCCAGATGTACGAAACCTACATCCTGAAGGACCCTCACGAAATGGTGGAAGTGTTCCGGAAACATTTCGGAGAATAA
- a CDS encoding Fur family transcriptional regulator produces MEEKLKEEKIKITPQRMEIIRRLEELEKTHPSFNQIYQSIKETQPNVSRSTVHDNLKLLVERGIIRSFNYKGETRYEMSQDPHVNLAEFNKNITDIKNEKINKMLDEIVHILNEEEGIEIKSLLVLVEK; encoded by the coding sequence ATGGAAGAGAAATTGAAAGAAGAGAAGATCAAAATCACCCCCCAGAGAATGGAAATTATCCGGAGGTTAGAGGAACTGGAAAAAACTCATCCCTCCTTCAACCAGATTTACCAGTCCATTAAAGAAACCCAACCCAATGTGAGCCGTTCCACAGTGCATGATAATCTTAAACTGCTGGTAGAACGGGGAATTATAAGAAGTTTCAATTATAAAGGTGAAACTCGCTACGAAATGAGTCAGGACCCCCATGTGAACCTGGCAGAATTCAATAAAAATATTACAGATATAAAAAATGAGAAAATCAACAAAATGTTAGATGAAATTGTACATATACTAAATGAAGAGGAAGGAATTGAGATCAAATCCTTATTAGTACTGGTTGAGAAATAA
- a CDS encoding ABC transporter permease: MKFRSLIIKNIFRNKTRSLLAMLGIAIGVATILGLGLVTGGLATSAQQALTADAADFTVIAGTTGGGGGPDGASGGGAPGGQGGQQLINQTKVSEIQQISGVQTAAGVLRTNVDLNETSNTTNSTSSSTSASGSTTGPSGGSGQGNFRMMYSVIGIESSNLGLDDIVITNGTVFSSDNQVIIGEMAAQSLNKTVGDSIVLSNQTFTIVGTYETGNFQDDRGIVMSLGKLQSLSGNTDTISLILVKATNGTDASSLADIIESKYPNELSTSTSLSGMERMNNGLEIIESGSWAVTLLALLIGSIVVVVTMVKSVVERTREIGVLKAIGWTNKRILTMILGESLLLSLMAAIVGIIIGVSVVEIISSTQIIRGIEPAFSAILFLEALAVAIFLGIIGGIYPAYRATRLSPTEALRYE, from the coding sequence ATGAAATTTAGAAGTTTAATTATCAAAAACATTTTTAGAAACAAGACCCGAAGTTTGTTGGCTATGCTGGGCATTGCGATAGGAGTAGCCACCATACTAGGCTTGGGTCTGGTGACAGGGGGCCTTGCAACCTCTGCACAGCAAGCACTCACTGCCGATGCCGCTGATTTCACCGTGATTGCTGGAACCACCGGAGGGGGTGGAGGTCCGGATGGGGCTTCAGGAGGGGGTGCTCCAGGTGGCCAAGGAGGTCAACAGTTAATCAATCAGACTAAGGTATCCGAGATTCAGCAGATATCAGGAGTTCAAACTGCTGCAGGGGTCTTAAGAACCAATGTTGATCTTAACGAAACCAGTAATACTACTAACAGCACCAGCAGTTCTACCAGTGCAAGCGGATCCACCACTGGACCTAGTGGGGGCTCAGGACAGGGAAATTTCAGAATGATGTACAGTGTTATTGGAATTGAGAGCAGTAACCTGGGACTGGATGATATTGTAATCACCAATGGTACTGTATTTTCCAGTGACAACCAGGTTATAATCGGGGAGATGGCAGCCCAGAGTCTTAACAAAACTGTGGGGGACAGTATTGTCCTATCCAACCAGACATTCACCATTGTGGGAACCTATGAAACCGGGAACTTCCAGGATGACCGGGGAATTGTCATGTCCCTAGGCAAACTGCAGAGTCTCAGTGGAAATACCGATACAATTTCCCTGATTCTGGTTAAAGCCACCAATGGAACTGATGCCAGTAGCTTGGCAGACATCATTGAGAGTAAATATCCCAATGAACTATCCACATCAACATCTCTTTCCGGGATGGAAAGGATGAACAATGGACTGGAAATCATTGAATCAGGTTCCTGGGCGGTTACTCTACTAGCACTGTTAATAGGCAGTATTGTGGTTGTGGTGACCATGGTAAAATCAGTGGTGGAAAGAACCAGAGAAATAGGTGTTTTAAAAGCAATTGGATGGACCAATAAGAGAATCTTAACCATGATATTGGGAGAATCACTGTTACTCTCCTTAATGGCAGCCATTGTGGGAATAATTATTGGTGTGAGTGTTGTAGAGATTATAAGCAGCACCCAGATTATAAGGGGCATTGAACCCGCCTTTTCAGCCATATTATTCCTGGAAGCATTGGCAGTAGCCATATTCCTAGGCATAATTGGTGGAATCTACCCGGCCTACCGGGCTACCCGACTATCACCAACCGAGGCGTTGCGTTATGAATGA
- a CDS encoding ABC transporter ATP-binding protein, whose product MNDETMDNKNIIIIQDLKKRYDDGKTAALDGVDLKIRKGEFVSLMGPSGSGKTTLLNMIGALDRAEEGNITVAGHDLMEKKDFSSFRSKEIGFIFQFHNLIPNLTVSENVQIPMLETEVPHEKMVQRANKLLESLNLGNKINQVPTKLSGGERQRVAIARALVNHPSIILADEPTGSLDSQTGDIILDILREIHQKENVTLLLVTHEPYVADMAERKINLMDGKIS is encoded by the coding sequence ATGAATGATGAAACCATGGATAACAAAAACATAATCATCATCCAGGACCTTAAGAAAAGGTATGATGATGGAAAAACCGCAGCATTAGACGGGGTTGATCTTAAAATTAGAAAAGGAGAGTTTGTTTCCCTGATGGGACCTTCCGGGTCCGGGAAAACAACTCTCCTTAACATGATTGGGGCTCTGGATCGGGCCGAGGAAGGAAATATTACTGTGGCTGGTCATGATCTGATGGAAAAGAAAGATTTCAGTTCCTTCCGATCAAAAGAAATTGGTTTCATATTCCAGTTCCACAACCTAATACCCAACCTAACTGTATCCGAGAATGTCCAGATCCCCATGCTGGAAACAGAAGTTCCCCACGAAAAAATGGTTCAAAGAGCTAATAAACTATTAGAATCTCTAAATCTGGGAAATAAGATCAACCAAGTTCCCACCAAACTTTCAGGAGGAGAAAGGCAGAGAGTAGCCATAGCCCGAGCCCTGGTGAACCATCCCTCCATAATACTGGCTGATGAACCCACGGGATCCCTTGACTCCCAAACAGGAGACATAATCCTGGATATACTTCGTGAAATACACCAAAAAGAAAATGTAACTCTCCTTTTGGTAACCCATGAACCCTACGTGGCCGATATGGCTGAAAGGAAGATAAATTTAATGGATGGTAAAATATCATGA
- a CDS encoding DUF2769 domain-containing protein: MVEFEDLIEELDKLGEKERSKEIEKVAQGCVCPHCPSYNECADKKFEYAFCITGKSDGCIDTELGCLCPTCPLAQEYQIGVMYNFYCIRGSEKEQKS, encoded by the coding sequence ATGGTTGAATTTGAAGACTTAATTGAAGAACTGGATAAATTAGGTGAAAAAGAACGTTCAAAAGAGATTGAAAAGGTGGCCCAGGGTTGTGTGTGTCCCCATTGCCCTAGCTATAATGAATGTGCTGATAAAAAATTTGAGTATGCCTTCTGCATCACCGGGAAAAGTGATGGTTGCATAGATACTGAACTGGGTTGTCTGTGCCCTACCTGTCCCCTGGCCCAGGAATATCAGATTGGAGTTATGTACAATTTTTACTGTATTCGTGGCTCGGAAAAAGAACAAAAAAGTTAA
- a CDS encoding small multi-drug export protein codes for MNLESILIVFAASVVELWLGIPLGLVMEINPVLIIIFSATGAILSAIAITILGENLRARLVKWKYGDETALKETRMYNLWNKYGIIGLGLLSPLIFGAPLGAAVGIALGAEKKGLILWMSIGIVIWSIALTVAGSMGLLALETMVK; via the coding sequence ATGAATCTAGAATCAATCTTAATTGTCTTTGCAGCCAGTGTGGTTGAACTGTGGCTGGGCATCCCTTTAGGCCTGGTTATGGAGATCAATCCCGTGCTAATCATCATTTTTTCGGCAACCGGTGCTATACTCTCAGCAATTGCCATTACCATTTTAGGAGAGAATCTAAGGGCTCGTTTAGTAAAATGGAAATACGGTGATGAAACTGCATTGAAAGAAACTCGAATGTATAACTTGTGGAATAAATATGGGATTATTGGCCTGGGTTTACTATCACCCCTAATTTTTGGAGCTCCACTGGGCGCTGCAGTAGGAATTGCCTTGGGAGCAGAGAAAAAAGGCCTTATACTATGGATGAGTATAGGGATCGTTATATGGAGTATTGCTTTAACTGTGGCCGGATCAATGGGATTATTGGCCCTTGAAACCATGGTTAAATAG
- a CDS encoding inositol-3-phosphate synthase, which yields MEKIRVAIIGIGNCASSLIQGIYYYKDKKPEEAIGLMHWEIGGYKPSDIEVVAAFDIDARKVGMDVTEAIYAPPNCTTVFCPDINPSGVKVEMGCVLDGVAPHMAEYPDNHTFVISKESEKSKEDIVKILQDTGAEILLNYLPVGSEKAARFYAECALEAGCAYINCMPVFIVSDPEWSARFEEKGIPMIGDDIKAQIGATITHRTLANLFRERGVKLERTYQLNTGGNTDFLNMLNRSRLDSKKESKTEAVQSVLGERMDDDNIHIGPSDYVPWQKDNKLCFLRMEGKTFGDVPMNIELRLSVEDSPNSAGCVIDAIRCGKLALERGIGGYLTSISAYTMKHPPEQFTDDVAVEMVEEFIEGERER from the coding sequence TTGGAAAAGATAAGGGTAGCGATAATTGGTATAGGCAATTGTGCCAGTTCACTGATCCAGGGTATTTACTACTACAAGGATAAAAAGCCAGAAGAAGCAATAGGCCTTATGCACTGGGAAATTGGCGGATACAAACCATCAGACATAGAAGTGGTGGCTGCATTCGATATCGATGCCAGAAAAGTTGGAATGGACGTAACTGAAGCCATTTACGCTCCACCTAACTGCACTACAGTGTTCTGTCCGGACATTAACCCCAGTGGAGTGAAAGTAGAAATGGGTTGTGTGTTGGACGGTGTGGCCCCTCATATGGCAGAATATCCAGATAATCACACTTTTGTAATTTCAAAGGAGTCTGAAAAGAGCAAAGAAGATATAGTGAAAATACTTCAGGATACTGGAGCAGAAATTCTCCTGAACTACCTGCCGGTGGGATCAGAAAAGGCAGCCCGTTTTTATGCAGAATGTGCTCTGGAGGCAGGCTGTGCGTACATAAACTGCATGCCAGTTTTCATTGTCAGCGACCCGGAATGGTCTGCTCGTTTTGAAGAAAAAGGAATCCCCATGATCGGGGATGATATTAAAGCCCAGATCGGTGCCACCATAACCCACCGAACACTGGCCAACCTCTTCCGTGAAAGGGGTGTGAAGCTGGAGAGAACCTACCAGCTTAACACCGGTGGAAACACCGACTTCTTGAACATGCTGAACCGAAGCCGGCTAGATTCTAAAAAAGAATCAAAAACAGAAGCTGTGCAATCTGTACTGGGAGAAAGAATGGATGACGATAACATTCACATCGGCCCCTCAGACTACGTACCCTGGCAGAAAGATAACAAACTCTGCTTCCTCCGAATGGAGGGTAAAACCTTTGGGGATGTTCCCATGAACATCGAACTCCGCCTCAGTGTGGAAGACTCACCTAACTCAGCTGGATGCGTTATAGATGCCATCCGGTGCGGTAAATTAGCCCTGGAGCGAGGAATTGGTGGATATTTAACTTCCATCAGTGCCTACACCATGAAACACCCCCCAGAACAGTTCACCGATGATGTGGCTGTGGAAATGGTTGAGGAGTTTATTGAGGGTGAGAGGGAACGATAA
- a CDS encoding radical SAM protein: MDHEREYGLHIIILPHEGCNFRCVYCYEKLKRGRMEADIVNGIKALVEQKINDYNRFIVSWYGGEPLLALDIIHELSDEFIDICDDVPYFSFLTTNGYLLTPDVVKSLLKRQVKGFQITLDGYKSYHNKMRKLKNNKGTYDKIIDNLMEMRKINGDFNVTIRINFNNDTLPSMGNLFNEISPLAEDSRFNVYFRPVGKWGGDNDSNFDICDRGFAKLKIMEFNDNASKLGFSDQFLKQYLMSQGNACFASKESSLLVRSDGVLCKCLLGLDDPINNVGKLTKDGDLIINKKKWDLWTKLDDKDVSKCVDCWFFPSCQSRYCPLDTINNKKPSCPMTFAEYESMVKLVASGRQEVGDEI; the protein is encoded by the coding sequence TTGGATCATGAGCGTGAATATGGATTACATATAATAATCCTCCCGCATGAAGGATGTAATTTCCGTTGTGTATATTGTTATGAAAAACTTAAAAGAGGTAGGATGGAAGCAGACATTGTTAATGGAATTAAGGCTTTAGTTGAACAAAAGATAAATGATTATAATAGATTTATAGTTTCATGGTATGGTGGTGAACCATTACTTGCTTTGGATATAATTCACGAGCTTTCTGATGAATTTATTGATATTTGTGATGATGTCCCTTATTTTAGTTTTTTGACTACAAATGGTTATCTTTTAACGCCAGATGTTGTCAAATCTCTTTTAAAACGTCAAGTTAAAGGTTTTCAAATAACTCTTGACGGTTATAAATCTTATCACAATAAAATGCGAAAATTAAAAAATAATAAAGGAACTTACGATAAAATAATTGATAATTTGATGGAAATGCGGAAAATAAATGGCGATTTCAATGTAACTATCCGAATTAACTTCAATAATGATACTTTGCCCTCTATGGGTAATCTTTTCAATGAAATTTCTCCCCTTGCAGAAGATTCTAGATTTAACGTTTATTTTAGGCCGGTTGGGAAATGGGGTGGAGATAATGATTCAAATTTTGATATTTGTGATAGGGGGTTTGCTAAACTAAAAATAATGGAGTTTAATGATAATGCTTCAAAATTAGGGTTCTCAGATCAATTTCTTAAGCAGTATCTAATGTCTCAAGGTAATGCTTGTTTCGCATCTAAAGAGTCATCCTTGCTAGTACGCTCTGATGGTGTTCTTTGTAAATGCTTGTTAGGATTGGATGATCCTATTAATAATGTAGGTAAATTGACGAAAGACGGAGATTTAATTATCAATAAAAAAAAGTGGGATTTATGGACGAAATTAGATGATAAAGATGTAAGTAAATGTGTTGATTGCTGGTTTTTCCCTTCCTGTCAAAGTAGATATTGTCCTTTAGATACTATAAACAATAAAAAACCTTCATGTCCCATGACTTTCGCTGAATATGAGTCTATGGTCAAATTGGTGGCGTCTGGAAGACAAGAAGTTGGAGATGAAATTTAG
- a CDS encoding caspase family protein, translated as MTGKRALCVGINNFKNFPSAALRGCVNDANDMEKLLKNLLGFQAVDIVKLTDTKATKTNIMKNLKEMVHGAKSGKYSHIIFTMSSHGTQVPDLSGDEPDRVDEAFCPNDLAQNGDDWDSNHIIVDDELRDLFIQIPEDVVLEVYLDTCHSGTGLKAIDLLFGRQTRYIPPPSLEAFKRVDGKRQRGLNKSLLEKGMVQHILWAACRADQTSADANIDGEWHGAFTYYFCKEMNVSQNKLNRNEILEKVRKDLRAGNYTQIPQLECEATARNKKMVRKSSNELL; from the coding sequence ATGACAGGTAAAAGAGCACTTTGTGTAGGAATAAACAATTTCAAAAACTTCCCATCAGCCGCATTAAGGGGTTGTGTGAATGATGCCAACGATATGGAAAAATTATTAAAGAATTTGCTTGGATTCCAAGCTGTTGACATAGTCAAATTAACTGATACAAAGGCAACCAAGACCAATATAATGAAAAATCTAAAAGAGATGGTGCATGGGGCTAAATCAGGTAAATATAGTCATATAATATTTACTATGTCCAGTCATGGAACTCAAGTCCCTGATTTAAGTGGGGATGAACCGGATCGTGTTGATGAGGCTTTTTGCCCCAATGACTTGGCTCAAAACGGAGATGACTGGGACTCTAATCACATAATTGTAGATGATGAACTTAGAGATCTTTTTATTCAAATCCCTGAAGATGTAGTTCTGGAGGTATATCTGGACACATGTCATAGTGGAACAGGGCTTAAAGCAATAGATCTCTTATTTGGCCGCCAAACACGATACATACCTCCACCATCCCTGGAAGCATTTAAAAGAGTTGATGGGAAACGGCAACGAGGACTGAATAAATCACTCTTAGAGAAAGGAATGGTTCAACATATATTATGGGCTGCTTGTCGCGCCGATCAAACCAGTGCCGATGCCAACATTGATGGTGAGTGGCATGGAGCATTCACTTACTATTTCTGTAAGGAAATGAATGTAAGTCAGAACAAGCTTAATCGCAATGAGATACTGGAAAAAGTCAGGAAAGACCTTCGAGCTGGTAATTACACTCAAATACCTCAACTGGAGTGTGAAGCCACAGCTCGGAATAAAAAAATGGTTAGAAAAAGTTCAAATGAATTATTATAA